The Lolium rigidum isolate FL_2022 chromosome 2, APGP_CSIRO_Lrig_0.1, whole genome shotgun sequence genomic interval GCCTATTCAGTGGCTCCGTAGCTGATGGCATCGGCCGACGTCGCGCGTTCCAGCTCAGTGCACTGCCCATGATCATCGGTGCTGCCGTCAGGTATTGACTCCAGTCTTTTCCCTCAATCCTTGTCTCTATGCAGTTTCGTCAGTTAATGCCTTTATTTTATTACAACTTGCTAGGGGTATTCATTATTTTTGTGTCTATGTACTTGATTGCTGGGTACTATTAAACAAATACATATACTTGCTGACTGCTGATTTGGTCATTTTCTGGGTAATTTATAGTTGCTCAAAAACACCTTCGTTGTTAGTATAATAATAACAGAGTAGCAAATCGCACCTCTGTTAATCTGTAGTAACTCAGAAAGTTAATGTGATGATCGTGGAACACTTGCGTAGATGTTAGGTCTATCCTTTCGTCACCCGGCaaatttgtttgctttctctaattGGATGAGGTCTAGTGCCACATAGTAACGCATTGGTTTGCTACATTCATTCAGTATGATTTGCTTTGCAATCGCTAAGATTTTTAAACTTGAAATGCATATAAAAACCTACAATGGTGACTGGTGGGTACTCCCTATACTATTTAATCCACAGCTGGTAGGAACATTAGACCATTCCTGTTATTGTGTTCTGTTAGACCATTCTGAAGAAAAAACATTTTGCAGTGCTCTCACTTATAGTCTGGAAGGTATGCTCTTTGGAAGATTCTTGGTTGGAATAGGAATGGGGTTGGGCCCACCAGTGGCTTCACTCTATATAACTGAGGTATGCATTGTGTCTTCTTGTCAATGTATGATGTCTAACAACATGTATCAATACAGTTCAGCCATGATCATTTTCACCTCTGATTGATGATTCTAGGTTTCTCCTCCGTCCGTGAGGGGTACATATGGCAGCTTTGTTCAGATTGCGACCTGTCTCGGGATCTTATTTTCTCTCCTAATTGGTACACCTGTCAAGGACATTGATAGATGGTCAGAAGCTTGTGCTGCACTTCTTCAATCTTTACAAGTGTGTTGCAGTCAATACTTATCGAATTGATCTGTAACGATATCATCCTTGCTATGGCAGGTGGAGAGTGTGTTTCTGGGTTGCGGTTGTCCCAGCAGCCTTACAAGCTATTGGTATGGAGTTCTGTGCTGAGAGCCCACAGTGGCTATATAAGGTACCATCACTTTGAGATATTGCTTATCTTCTGTGTCACCTTTCTGAATTATCAATTTAGAGCTTTAACCATTGGAAGTGCCTGCTTCTCTTTCAATATGCTTCTATTATGTATTTATATATTCCGAGCAGATTATCTTATAACACTCTACTGCACTGCAAACCTGATTTCTTAGAAACAACATGACTTTTGGTAAATGTATGTGATTTCCATTTATAGGCCTTTCCACAAGTCTTTTAACACTGTTCACTTAACTTCTTCTTTTGAACTATGCTATTTACTTAACTGGGTATGGGTTGAATCAGCAGTGTGTCTATTGGGCTGTTGGCTACAATCTTCCCCACCACCCTACGGGCTACGGTTTTCATCCCAACATGGAATTTATTGCATAGTGTTACTCAATAATACTCTCCGTTCAAAAATAATCGAAGTTCTAGGTTTGTCTGAAGTCAAACCatattaagtttgaccaagtctgTAGAAAAATACATTAACACACCTACCGCACCAATTTAGTTCTATTAGATTCATCATCATTTTACTTCCATATTATATAGGTTTGACGTTATAGGTATTGACAAATCTTCTTATAAAGACGTTTGACTTAGGACAAACCTAGAACTTCGATTattttggaacagagggagtaagaATTATATTTTTCTCGAAAATAAAAATAAGCACTGATGACTAAGCCATTGACACAGATAGGTTGAGATAGAATGCACATATATATCCTGCTACAGATCAATGAGCGTCCAGGTTACCCAATACCATGATATAGAGCTCTGTCTATGCCCCATTGTGTATCAGATTTTTTTCTTTGGCTCGATACGAACAAAACACTTGATATCTAAGAAGTAACTTGATTTAGCATTTTCCTGTTCTAAGTGATTTGAAGGGTCCTGCTCTTGTTTGTAGTGTGGAAGAACAAATGAAGCAGAAATTCAGTTTGAGAAGCTTCTAGGCCCTCTTCATGTAAAATCTGCTATGGCAGAACTTTCTAGATCTGAAAGAGGAGATGACGGAGAAAGTGTAAAGTACTCAGAGTTGTTTTATGGTCGTCACTTTAATGGTACATGCTGTTCTATTATCCATTTGGTCACATTTATGTGCTTCATTATAACCTTATTACTGTTCTCGAAGTTTGTTCATTACAAGTCCACTCTTTTGCTACAGTTGTTTTTATTGGCACAACGCTCTTTGCTTTACAACAGTTATCGGGCATAAATTCTGTGTTCTATTTCTCATCAACTGTGTTCAGAAGTGTGGGCGTGCCCTCTAGCCTTGCCAATATATGCATGGGGATTGCAAATTTATCAGGTAAGTCCATTGAAGCTGTTCTGTTCTCCTACTCTGTTATATTCGTTTACGGATCTAATTTTGGCATGTTTGCTACCAGGTTCTGTCGTAGCTATGCTTCTAATGGACAGACTAGGGAGAAAAGTTCTTCTTGCAGGAAGCTTCTTTGGCATGGTGAGCGCATTTACTGTAATTGTAAATTTGTGAGACATATTGTATATTACTGACTGCGCTTCCTTGCTGGTGCAGGCCTTCACAATGGGACTTCAGGCTATTGGTGCAAATCGTCATCACCTTGGTGCTGCAAGTGTGTATTTTTCAGTTGGTGGCATTCTGCTGTAAGTTTTAGTTTTATAGCATTCAGTTATTTGATTCCACTATGCAAGCTTCTTGACCTTAGTTTTGGTCTTTCGAATCATCTCCTTTAAGTGGGTATGTTGCCAATTGCCCAACCCCGCTACTTCAGGGGTCACTGGTGCTCACAATCTCCACTTTGATATTTTCCCTCCCACAAAACCACTGATATGGACCGGATGTCCCACATGGCCCAAATTGCTGGCTTTGGCGTGTTAACATGAAATCAGACACCTTTCACACGCTAGAGATAATGTGGCTAAACGCATGACATGAACGCATGGCCCCACCTGTCAGATTGTTCAATGATACTCCTCTCTCTCCAAATCCTTAGCCACACTTGTATTCTGCACCCGTATGGGTCAAGGAATCCACCACAGCAGTTACTTTCTTTTAGTAACCTGTATGTTAGCATCTTACCATGAAACATTTTATCTATGTGCTCGTGGTAGCACTCTTAAACTTTTTTGAGAGTTTCTTATAATTGTGGTACTTAAGCCATTTAGTTACAGTTAAACATTTTGTTGGCAGGTTTGTTTTGTCATTTTCGTTGGGAGCAGGCCCAGTTCCAGGACTTCTTCTGCCTGAGATTTTCCCAAACAAAATTCGGGCCAAAGCTATGGCTCTTTGTATGTCTGTGCATTGGGTAAGAGTTCTCTCTTTTCAGAATGAAAGGATAATTAGTACATGCTATATATTCTTCATCAGAACTACAGAGAAATCTGGCAATATATTTTCTAAAATTTGTGTGCTAGCTTGCCTTGTGCTTTAGTTTGATTTATAGTAAATTCATAAATTAGAAAATAGCGAAAATGCCttagcaatgtctagaagtgttcaaATTTGGATTAAGTATATAGAGATGCGCACCTTTTGAATGGAACAGGGAAGCTGGATAGAATATTATAGTCATATACCCAGTTATGTTACTGTGAGCAATTGAAGAATTTACAATTTTCTGTCAGTCGTGGGCGACATGCTGTACTAGAACAAATTATGCCACAAAGTCAGATGCTTTTTGGTTAGTAGCCAACAAGTTCACTGCCCAAGTGTTGGTTTTTGTACTCCACTAGATATCTTTTATTATAGCTGTACTTCCCTGAATTGATTTCTTAATAGTTGGAACACGAGAAGACAAGAATCCACTAGATATCTTTTATTATAGCTGTACTTCCCTGAATTATAATCATGTGTTCCTTAGTTGACACTGCTTGACTGTAATGGGCAGGTCGTGAACTTCTTTGTCAGTTTGTTATTCTTGCGGCTTCTGGAGAAACTTGGTCCACAAGTTCTGTACACGATGTTTTCATCAGCTTGTGTGGTAGCAGCGATATTTGTGCGGCGGCATGTAGTCGAAACAAAAGGGAAAACTTTGCAGGAGATCGAAGTTTCACTCTTACAAACACAGTAAAGGTACTCCCTGCTCCTTCTTCTGAAATAATCCATTTCGGACCATCTGTCTGTCTATCAGCCTGCATCTATAATTAGCAGTGGTGATGCTATAGGGTGGAAGGGATACACAAATCTGAACTTAATTCTGCGGACGTTTCTTAGATTGAGAAGTTTTTATGCACAGCACTAGGAAAACTTAGCACATGATAATCTGGAATTAACTGGGAGCATGCTCTTGTTATTGCAGGTTTTATCTGGGCAATGTCTTCTTCGGTATGATAGGAATTCGCTGATCAAGTCCATTCCCAGCTCAAGTGAACTTGATCAGTCTTGCAGACAGAATGCCCTACGCTGGTCTCAGGGAAGTTCCCAGCCATGCACCTGTGACCACGGGAGAGGCATACAATTTTACACATACTTAACAGATTCGTGAGGTCTGTTTCTGTATAGGCTGATAGGTTGCATGTATTTATGTTGTCTTATTGTTTAACTACTGGCCAGTAAGAGAAAAGTGGCGTTTGGTTACTGAACAGTGTAACTGAGATGTTGTACCATGTGTTCGGAATAACACCACCAACGTGCCTTGTTGGGCGTTTATGTATTCTTAGCTCCCACCTGGGTTCGCCAGTTGTACGGAAAGCAAGATTTTATGTACTCCTATTCAATCGAACCTAGCAGAAGCGAGCTCAGCCATGGTACGTGACCATCTAACTTGAGTTGGCCTTGAAAATGCTTATGCAGTTTGACCATGATCGAACTGCATAGGCTGTTCCTACCTGTGGGTGCACTCTCATCTAATGGGTGCCATTTCTCCGTGTGTGTGCTCTTAAGGCCAGGATTAAGCTCAAAACAAGGATACAATATATCAAAGCATCAGTTGAATATGACAAATCAATCAGATATTTATATCTTGTGTAAAATGTGTAATCTTCAAGATAGATTACTAATAATCACAATTATGTTCGCTAAGGCAGCATGATCATACACAAACAAGGATTTCAATCATGTCATGCGGGTCATTGGAATTCAGCAGTGCATGTGCTCCAGAAAGATAATTTGCTGAAGATCGATCTTTACATGCAATTCTAGAGTTGGGTATACAGAAGTTGAACTTCCATAGCCAAACTTGTCCAACAAATAAGTTTATGTAGTAGTTGAaaagatcgtatgccgcacctagaggaggggggggggggttgaataggtgctaaccaatttttagttctttttcaatttaggcttgacacaaaggtaagttctctagatatgcaactaagtgaatttacctatataatAAGgcaatcaactaagcaagatatagctatgcaatataagagatagaataggatagaggtaaccgagagtggagcacgcgatgatacggaggtgattcccgtagttcccttcctttgcaaaaatgtacgtctacgtttggaggagtgtggttgctacggaagccaaaccaacagccacgaaggcttcactcagatagtcagatctccggtgagcaacgccacgaaggcctagcccacttccactaagggatttcctcgaggcggaaaccgggcctttacaaggttcttggggcacacatccacaactgaattggaggctcccaaatctgtaacaatacaacaatcaacaacaacacatcaacacaaatcaactagagaaccaaataggaacactagcatgagatctctcaaacaaatgagggggaaatgaaaaacgcttcggtgaggatgtagatcggtgtcttctccttcgaatctccaaagatcaagagctgtggttgggggaggaaggagatcttgcaaatcttgtgtttcttgaggtggctctaatggaggtgaagcttggcagatttcttgtgcaatgattgagcaacttgtccctttggagaagagagctatttatatgattggagctctcagatctgaccgtttggaCGAAATctagtaacaccggaagttccggccaggagggccggaagtt includes:
- the LOC124692132 gene encoding probable plastidic glucose transporter 2, which translates into the protein MRWKLNTSAYKRVSSRDAPMDPDVETQPKMPSDAAGPSWRMSLPHVCVATLTSFLFGYHSGVVNEPLESISADLGFAGNTLAEGLVVSICLGGAFLGCLFSGSVADGIGRRRAFQLSALPMIIGAAVSALTYSLEGMLFGRFLVGIGMGLGPPVASLYITEVSPPSVRGTYGSFVQIATCLGILFSLLIGTPVKDIDRWWRVCFWVAVVPAALQAIGMEFCAESPQWLYKCGRTNEAEIQFEKLLGPLHVKSAMAELSRSERGDDGESVKYSELFYGRHFNVVFIGTTLFALQQLSGINSVFYFSSTVFRSVGVPSSLANICMGIANLSGSVVAMLLMDRLGRKVLLAGSFFGMAFTMGLQAIGANRHHLGAASVYFSVGGILLFVLSFSLGAGPVPGLLLPEIFPNKIRAKAMALCMSVHWVVNFFVSLLFLRLLEKLGPQVLYTMFSSACVVAAIFVRRHVVETKGKTLQEIEVSLLQTQ